Proteins encoded by one window of Ananas comosus cultivar F153 unplaced genomic scaffold, ASM154086v1, whole genome shotgun sequence:
- the LOC109705364 gene encoding leucine-rich repeat receptor-like protein CLAVATA2, with protein MALPIFFVILVIGIQAFAARGCVETERNALLAVKAGLTDPSNRLSSWEGQDCYKWRGVVCSNTTGHVLKLNLRNSYNDVNKRPSSALSGKINPSLLLLNHLKCLDLSLNNFNGIRIPAYFGSLKNLR; from the coding sequence ATGGCTCTTCCGATTTTTTTTGTGATTCTGGTCATAGGCATCCAAGCATTTGCAGCACGCGGGTGCGTCGAGACCGAGAGAAATGCATTGCTGGCTGTCAAAGCGGGCCTCACTGATCCAAGCAACCGCCTGTCCTCGTGGGAAGGCCAAGACTGCTACAAATGGCGGGGAGTCGTTTGTAGCAACACAACCGGTCATGTTTTGAAACTCAACCTGCGAAACTCCTATAACGATGTTAATAAAAGACCGTCATCGGCTTTGAGTGGTAAGATCAATCCATCTCTGCTTCTCTTAAATCATCTGAAGTGCTTAGATCTCAGCTTGAACAATTTCAATGGGATTCGCATCCCTGCGTACTTTGGTTCTCTAAAAAATTTGCG